A window of Dorea formicigenerans contains these coding sequences:
- a CDS encoding ATP-binding protein, translating into MNIREAKEQIEHAVKLYLEKDEKGRYIIPTEKQRPVFLMGAPGIGKTAIMEQVAQELGVALVSYTMTHHTRQSALGLPYIVEKEYGGEKFQVSEYTMSEIIAAVYEVMEDTGICEGILFLDEINCVSETLAPAMLQFLQYKTFGQHKVPEGWIIVTAGNPPEYNHSVREFDIASWDRVKRMDVEPDYSVWKTYAYEQGMHPAILTYLDLKKDAFYSVENTVDGKHFVTARGWEDLSQIMCLSEKKNLPVDLNLISQYVQDEQIARDFAIYYDLFKKYKNDYQVDRILFGIPSEQVRQRAMKASFDERISFLGLLMDGITDTVKETMEMQNALFVFGDCLKKIKADVEKGRDLVSCIEQQKECLMEQEKQKKRAGNLSRAQVWEDDRVLVYLEECRKKAGIRTPDERDFVILRDYFAQLTESFQEQTRKASGCLSNSFYFCEDVFEEGQEILVLVTELTENEYTARFISQYGCREYFKHNKNLMFYERQKNLMDQIQNLGLDQV; encoded by the coding sequence ATGAATATTAGGGAAGCAAAAGAGCAGATTGAACATGCGGTAAAATTGTACCTGGAAAAGGATGAAAAAGGCAGATATATAATTCCGACAGAAAAGCAGCGTCCGGTATTTTTGATGGGAGCGCCGGGAATCGGTAAAACTGCAATTATGGAGCAGGTTGCGCAGGAACTTGGAGTAGCACTTGTGTCTTACACGATGACACATCACACAAGGCAGAGTGCACTGGGACTTCCATACATTGTAGAAAAGGAGTATGGCGGAGAAAAATTTCAGGTATCTGAGTATACGATGAGTGAGATTATTGCAGCGGTTTATGAAGTGATGGAGGACACGGGAATATGTGAAGGAATTCTTTTTCTAGATGAGATCAATTGTGTATCTGAGACTTTGGCGCCGGCGATGCTTCAGTTCTTACAGTACAAGACATTTGGACAGCACAAAGTGCCTGAGGGCTGGATTATCGTAACTGCAGGGAATCCGCCAGAATACAATCATTCTGTGAGGGAATTCGATATTGCGTCCTGGGACCGCGTAAAGAGAATGGATGTAGAGCCTGATTATAGTGTCTGGAAAACATATGCTTATGAGCAGGGGATGCACCCGGCAATCCTGACCTATCTGGATCTGAAGAAAGATGCATTTTATTCCGTGGAAAATACAGTGGATGGAAAGCATTTTGTGACAGCAAGAGGCTGGGAAGATTTAAGTCAGATCATGTGTCTGAGTGAAAAGAAGAATCTGCCTGTGGATCTGAATCTGATCAGCCAGTACGTGCAGGATGAGCAGATTGCCCGTGACTTTGCAATTTATTATGATTTGTTCAAAAAATATAAAAATGATTATCAGGTGGACCGTATCTTATTTGGCATTCCATCAGAGCAAGTAAGACAGAGGGCGATGAAAGCATCTTTTGATGAGAGGATTTCTTTCCTTGGTCTTTTGATGGATGGAATTACGGATACTGTTAAAGAGACAATGGAGATGCAAAATGCATTGTTTGTATTTGGGGATTGCCTGAAAAAGATAAAAGCAGATGTGGAAAAAGGCCGAGACCTTGTTTCTTGTATCGAACAACAAAAAGAATGTTTAATGGAACAAGAAAAACAGAAAAAACGTGCCGGTAATTTATCCCGTGCCCAGGTGTGGGAAGATGACCGTGTGCTTGTTTATCTGGAAGAATGCCGGAAAAAAGCAGGCATACGGACTCCGGATGAAAGAGATTTTGTAATTCTCAGAGATTATTTTGCCCAGTTGACAGAAAGCTTTCAAGAGCAGACAAGAAAAGCATCGGGGTGTCTGTCCAACTCATTTTACTTTTGTGAAGATGTGTTTGAAGAAGGACAGGAGATTCTTGTACTTGTGACAGAACTTACGGAAAATGAATATACGGCCAGATTTATCAGTCAGTATGGATGTCGGGAGTATTTTAAACATAATAAGAATTTGATGTTCTACGAGAGACAGAAAAATCTTATGGATCAGATTCAAAATCTGGGGCTTGATCAGGTGTAA
- a CDS encoding leucine-rich repeat protein — protein sequence MEVDKQDMVVQIISGFRGSGKTTFLNQCIEQVKGKTAVIQNDFGAQAVDRENAEGSLIYEEIGEGCICCGMALEFEEKMRRIAMEDCPDRIFIEASGFGKLSDVVKVCTQLKEKEHLEMVIGPNVTVVDIGMVEAYASGLGEFYVDQIEHADVILVNNIDSDDVELEEIEEGWKALERLNTKALKSENAREVLKSVMESGSVDQNLQIEGDTLIKYLGADAFVEVPDGIQIIADSAFEYCMEVQEVHLPDSVERIGKHAFQGSGIKKIHLPESIKTIDIYAFSGTPLEYIELPENLQKLGHSAFRYCRMLKKAKFPEHLVEIPHDTFNDCGKLREVILPHDTEVIGAHAFSGCAALEQVDLPESVKRIEEGAFVTCVSLEKVHLPKGLEVVERKVFYRCTNLKELHFPKRVTEFGKGIFSQCSALKRVYIEGNPVDEEVFQDWDMWTTCYDMEEIIAPNMRITRFAKEWRMWAAAGLADYLVEQGDVRSEILDSYVKDLKENRSSYEVLLLENKKLLQFFIHYNLLAEQAVNRLLDQSLQKSDMEIRSMLLNYQDEIQNEDKKEETGSQLDQLLAALS from the coding sequence ATGGAGGTAGATAAACAGGACATGGTTGTTCAGATCATATCTGGATTTCGGGGATCCGGAAAAACAACATTCTTAAATCAATGTATAGAACAGGTAAAGGGAAAGACTGCGGTAATTCAAAATGATTTTGGTGCACAGGCAGTTGACCGGGAAAATGCAGAAGGCAGCTTGATCTATGAAGAAATCGGTGAGGGCTGTATTTGCTGTGGGATGGCACTTGAGTTTGAAGAAAAGATGCGCCGGATTGCCATGGAAGATTGCCCGGACAGAATTTTTATAGAAGCATCTGGATTTGGAAAACTGTCCGATGTCGTGAAAGTATGTACGCAGCTAAAAGAGAAGGAACATCTTGAGATGGTGATCGGACCGAATGTTACCGTTGTAGACATTGGCATGGTGGAGGCATATGCCTCCGGACTGGGAGAATTTTATGTAGACCAGATTGAACATGCAGATGTAATTCTGGTCAACAATATTGATTCAGACGATGTGGAATTGGAGGAAATAGAAGAAGGCTGGAAAGCGCTGGAACGACTGAATACGAAAGCGTTGAAAAGTGAAAATGCACGGGAAGTATTAAAAAGTGTAATGGAATCTGGAAGCGTAGATCAAAATCTTCAGATAGAAGGAGATACGCTTATAAAATATCTTGGAGCTGACGCATTTGTAGAAGTGCCGGATGGTATCCAGATCATCGCAGACAGTGCTTTTGAGTATTGCATGGAAGTGCAGGAAGTGCATTTGCCAGATTCAGTGGAACGAATTGGAAAGCATGCCTTTCAGGGGAGTGGAATCAAAAAGATACATTTACCGGAAAGCATAAAAACAATCGACATTTATGCTTTCAGCGGAACACCTCTGGAATATATAGAATTACCGGAGAATTTGCAGAAACTTGGGCACAGTGCATTCCGTTATTGCAGGATGTTAAAAAAAGCGAAGTTTCCAGAACATCTGGTGGAGATTCCGCATGATACATTTAATGATTGTGGAAAACTGCGGGAAGTAATACTGCCGCATGATACAGAAGTGATTGGGGCTCATGCATTTTCCGGGTGCGCGGCACTGGAACAGGTGGATTTACCGGAGAGTGTGAAGCGAATTGAAGAAGGTGCTTTTGTGACTTGTGTCAGTCTGGAGAAAGTACATTTGCCAAAAGGACTGGAGGTGGTAGAACGCAAGGTGTTTTACCGGTGTACGAATTTAAAAGAACTTCATTTCCCAAAACGGGTGACAGAGTTTGGCAAAGGCATCTTTTCACAATGTTCTGCATTAAAACGAGTGTATATAGAAGGAAATCCGGTGGATGAAGAAGTGTTTCAGGACTGGGATATGTGGACAACTTGCTATGATATGGAAGAAATCATTGCACCGAATATGAGGATTACGAGATTTGCAAAAGAATGGAGAATGTGGGCGGCAGCAGGACTTGCAGATTACCTGGTAGAACAGGGAGATGTAAGAAGTGAAATCCTTGATTCTTATGTGAAGGATCTGAAAGAAAACCGGAGTTCCTATGAAGTCCTTTTATTAGAAAATAAAAAGTTATTACAGTTTTTCATTCATTACAATTTATTGGCGGAACAGGCAGTGAACAGACTTCTGGATCAGTCACTGCAAAAATCCGATATGGAGATCCGCAGCATGCTGTTGAATTATCAGGATGAAATCCAAAATGAGGATAAGAAGGAGGAGACGGGCAGCCAGCTTGATCAGCTTCTGGCAGCGTTGTCATAA
- a CDS encoding uroporphyrinogen decarboxylase family protein: MHELDQMTPNQRLNAFMTGQSMDRMLAMPVIVSMSGDVCGMTHREKRSSPENEAKCQIEAYKRFGNDLAVIEYGLHMVGVGLGGTTNDPEFQTPAIATYPLESLDDIDKLDPERLKKENDPHLRHCLEACHIVKEEIGDEVPVGVLITGPYTAATSCYPAEKLFRAMRKSPEKVHRLVQFTTDCLIDIYKEFIQEGVLILQCDPLASGTILRKSQYQEFVLPYAKKVNQAIHDAGGMVCYHICGDTTKTIDDMADAGSDMISVDNVVDLEHVKNTAGQKMPILGNVAPVDYFIQGTKEEMDAAVKRCLQKAWDSPNGYILASGCDLSGQVKLENIEAFMNAARKYGKWPLDPKNFE; this comes from the coding sequence ATGCACGAATTAGACCAGATGACACCGAATCAAAGACTGAATGCTTTTATGACAGGACAATCGATGGATCGAATGCTTGCAATGCCGGTCATAGTATCTATGTCAGGCGATGTATGTGGGATGACTCATCGCGAGAAAAGAAGCTCACCGGAGAATGAGGCAAAGTGTCAGATTGAAGCGTACAAAAGATTTGGTAATGACCTTGCAGTCATTGAATACGGGCTTCACATGGTAGGAGTTGGGCTTGGGGGAACGACCAATGATCCGGAGTTTCAGACACCTGCAATCGCAACGTATCCGCTTGAAAGTTTGGATGATATTGACAAGCTGGATCCGGAACGTCTGAAAAAAGAAAATGATCCGCACCTAAGACATTGTCTGGAGGCATGCCACATTGTAAAAGAAGAAATTGGTGATGAAGTACCGGTCGGGGTTCTGATTACTGGACCATATACAGCTGCCACAAGCTGTTATCCAGCAGAGAAGCTGTTCCGTGCCATGAGGAAATCACCAGAAAAGGTTCACAGACTTGTGCAGTTTACAACAGATTGTCTTATCGATATTTATAAAGAGTTCATTCAAGAAGGGGTATTGATCCTACAATGTGATCCACTCGCTTCTGGCACAATCTTGAGAAAGAGTCAGTATCAGGAGTTTGTGCTTCCGTATGCAAAAAAAGTAAATCAGGCAATTCATGATGCAGGAGGAATGGTCTGCTATCATATATGTGGGGATACGACCAAAACAATTGATGACATGGCAGATGCAGGAAGTGATATGATCAGTGTGGACAATGTCGTTGATTTGGAGCATGTAAAAAATACAGCAGGGCAGAAGATGCCGATTCTTGGAAATGTGGCACCGGTCGACTATTTTATTCAGGGAACAAAGGAAGAAATGGATGCAGCTGTAAAGAGGTGTTTGCAGAAAGCATGGGATTCACCGAATGGTTATATTCTTGCCTCTGGATGTGATCTTTCCGGTCAGGTAAAATTGGAGAATATTGAAGCGTTTATGAATGCAGCAAGAAAGTATGGAAAATGGCCATTAGATCCTAAGAACTTTGAGTAA
- a CDS encoding dicarboxylate/amino acid:cation symporter — protein MKQKKKMSLAMQIFIALILAIVVGLLMQSHAEFAESYIKPFGTIFLNLVKFIVVPIVLFSIMCGIISMQDIKKVGAIGLKTVVYYMCTTAFAITFGLIGGNLFKGMFPVVATTDLTYEAAESVSFMDTIVNIFPSNFIAPMSESNMLQVIVMSVLFGFAIILIGPEKNPRLIQGCNDLNDMFMKCMEMILRLSPIGVFCLLCPVIAVNGPMIIGSLAMVLLAAYVCYIIHAVVVYSLAVKTMGGMSPIAFFKGMLPAMMFAFSSASSVGTLPINMECVENMGASKEVTSFVLPLGATINMDGTAIYQGVCAIFIASCYGINLTLPQMLTIILTATLASIGTAGVPGSGMVMLAMVLTSVGLPVDGIALVAGVDRIFDMGRTTVNITGDASCCMVVTNLEKKKALRKK, from the coding sequence ATGAAACAAAAGAAAAAAATGTCTTTGGCAATGCAGATTTTTATCGCATTGATTCTTGCAATTGTAGTAGGACTTCTGATGCAGAGTCATGCAGAATTTGCAGAGAGTTACATTAAGCCGTTTGGAACAATTTTCCTGAACCTTGTAAAGTTCATCGTAGTTCCAATCGTATTATTCTCCATTATGTGTGGGATTATTTCCATGCAGGATATTAAAAAAGTAGGAGCAATTGGTTTAAAGACCGTTGTATACTATATGTGTACAACCGCATTTGCAATCACATTTGGATTGATTGGAGGAAATCTGTTCAAAGGAATGTTCCCGGTCGTTGCAACAACAGACTTGACTTATGAAGCAGCAGAGTCGGTATCATTTATGGATACAATTGTGAATATTTTCCCATCCAATTTTATTGCACCGATGTCTGAGTCCAATATGCTTCAGGTAATTGTGATGTCAGTATTGTTCGGATTTGCGATTATTCTGATTGGACCGGAGAAAAATCCACGTTTGATCCAGGGGTGTAATGATTTGAATGATATGTTTATGAAATGTATGGAGATGATCTTAAGATTATCTCCAATCGGAGTATTCTGTCTGTTGTGCCCGGTTATTGCAGTAAATGGTCCGATGATCATCGGTTCACTGGCAATGGTGCTTTTAGCAGCGTATGTCTGCTACATTATACATGCAGTTGTTGTATATTCATTAGCAGTAAAGACAATGGGCGGTATGAGTCCGATCGCATTCTTTAAAGGAATGCTTCCGGCAATGATGTTTGCATTTTCCAGTGCTTCTTCCGTAGGAACACTTCCAATCAATATGGAGTGTGTAGAGAACATGGGAGCATCAAAAGAAGTGACTTCATTTGTGCTTCCGCTTGGAGCAACAATTAACATGGATGGAACTGCAATTTATCAGGGAGTATGTGCAATCTTTATCGCGTCCTGTTATGGAATCAACCTGACACTTCCACAGATGCTGACGATTATCCTGACAGCAACACTGGCATCTATCGGAACAGCAGGTGTGCCGGGATCTGGAATGGTTATGCTGGCAATGGTACTTACATCTGTAGGACTTCCAGTAGATGGAATCGCTCTTGTAGCCGGAGTGGATCGTATCTTTGATATGGGACGTACAACAGTAAACATCACAGGTGATGCAAGCTGCTGCATGGTTGTCACAAATCTTGAGAAAAAGAAAGCATTAAGAAAAAAATAA
- a CDS encoding DUF1638 domain-containing protein, producing MNTAIIVCSTLTNHVKAAQKKMNTNYPIIELDNSKHSRPEKFWHLAFLAMEQLPEEIDTVLLGLGVCGGASVGWTFPRRTIMPKVDDCITLLMHTDEKFHYNLKEVGHFYLTENRDLMSIEQMEQDLVLKYGERRAKRVMKVWFDAYKSVDIVDTGVYDCYSKEYVERAKRESAIINVPYQYVPGSNIILEKLVSGKWDDQFLIIEKGGVMTEEDFGMTNKESLHTTYVV from the coding sequence ATGAATACTGCTATAATAGTCTGCTCCACACTTACAAATCATGTGAAAGCAGCACAGAAAAAAATGAATACAAATTATCCCATTATTGAACTGGATAATTCCAAGCATAGCAGACCGGAAAAATTCTGGCATTTGGCATTTCTTGCCATGGAACAACTTCCGGAGGAAATAGACACCGTGCTTTTGGGACTGGGAGTTTGTGGAGGGGCATCAGTAGGATGGACTTTTCCAAGGCGGACAATTATGCCAAAAGTTGATGATTGTATTACACTTTTAATGCATACGGACGAAAAGTTTCATTACAACTTAAAAGAAGTCGGACATTTTTATTTGACTGAAAACAGAGATTTGATGTCTATTGAACAGATGGAACAAGATTTAGTTTTAAAGTATGGCGAAAGAAGAGCCAAAAGAGTTATGAAAGTCTGGTTTGATGCTTACAAGAGTGTAGATATTGTGGATACAGGTGTTTATGATTGTTATTCAAAAGAATATGTAGAGCGTGCAAAAAGGGAGTCTGCAATTATAAATGTGCCATATCAATATGTGCCGGGAAGTAATATTATATTAGAAAAATTAGTGTCTGGGAAATGGGATGACCAATTTTTGATTATTGAAAAAGGAGGTGTAATGACAGAAGAAGATTTTGGAATGACAAACAAAGAGTCATTGCATACAACATATGTCGTGTAA
- a CDS encoding YihY/virulence factor BrkB family protein, protein MKKIKELYDDIMELTGEITKDHVGAYAAQTAFFFMLCMIPIILLLLTMVQYTPVTKADVMTAVIQVFPSSVDSLITSIVNQVYNQSSGIIPITIVVALWSAGKGVLAMSSGLNCVYNCRETRNYFFLRIRATVYTVMFILVIIFLLVLSVFGNSLNIFIAEHVPFLRNMADWLIRARNIITPIVMIVFLLLIYKFLPNRRDTYKRQLPGAVFSTLGWMVISWVFSVYVDVFKGFSSMYGSLTTIMLIMMWMYFCMYCILIGGELNIWFGEKNS, encoded by the coding sequence ATGAAAAAGATAAAAGAATTATATGATGACATCATGGAGCTGACTGGAGAGATAACGAAAGACCATGTAGGGGCATACGCTGCACAGACAGCATTTTTCTTTATGCTCTGCATGATCCCGATTATATTGTTGTTATTGACTATGGTGCAATATACGCCCGTCACAAAGGCTGATGTCATGACGGCTGTGATCCAGGTATTTCCATCATCGGTAGATTCATTGATTACATCCATTGTCAATCAGGTCTATAATCAGTCATCTGGTATTATCCCGATTACGATCGTGGTAGCACTTTGGTCTGCAGGAAAAGGTGTACTTGCCATGAGTTCAGGACTGAACTGTGTGTATAATTGCCGTGAGACACGTAACTATTTTTTCCTTAGGATAAGAGCAACTGTTTATACAGTAATGTTTATACTCGTTATTATATTTTTACTTGTGTTGTCGGTATTTGGTAACAGCCTGAATATTTTTATTGCTGAGCATGTACCATTTTTAAGAAATATGGCCGACTGGCTGATCCGGGCAAGGAATATCATTACACCGATTGTAATGATTGTATTTTTACTGTTGATATATAAATTCCTTCCTAATAGAAGAGACACATATAAAAGGCAACTTCCGGGAGCAGTATTTTCTACGCTGGGATGGATGGTCATTTCCTGGGTGTTTTCTGTATATGTGGATGTGTTCAAAGGATTTTCCAGTATGTACGGAAGTCTGACAACGATCATGTTGATCATGATGTGGATGTATTTCTGCATGTATTGCATTTTGATCGGCGGAGAGCTGAACATTTGGTTCGGGGAAAAGAATAGTTAG
- a CDS encoding SpoIID/LytB domain-containing protein has translation MSVLVLVFIIAGLTSNLEGGVRGNRQEKEAFDQKQEEVQTEQKNQGEETQVVSNPNIRVLLMTDGYKNTIHPSVTVSSTSGLSITYGEKVEECEAGMEVTFMPDDSRFQSGNIRIQAKEGEITVNSLKRGYGSPSYQGILELRTTAEGIAIINELPVENYLCRVVPSEMPSGYEIEALKAQAVCARSYAYRQMAEYGYPEYEAHVDDSTNYQVYGNSAPADSADLAVQETAGQVVRLDGEIVTTYYYSTSCGKTTSMKAWGNEANDGNRYLQSVEVKDENGDYERNLPWYRWEAKIQAKTLSNLIGLNTGKDIGTLQNINILENGPGGVVLTIEAVGDKGSVRVSTENKIRRALGGKGYTIIKQDGTKVKSSKLLPSAFFTINKSGDTFVIKGGGFGHGIGMSQTGANEMAKCGKNYQEILTFFYQGVTIG, from the coding sequence ATGTCAGTGCTGGTTCTGGTGTTTATTATTGCAGGACTAACAAGTAATCTCGAAGGCGGAGTTCGTGGAAACCGTCAGGAAAAAGAAGCATTTGACCAGAAGCAGGAAGAAGTTCAAACGGAGCAGAAAAATCAGGGAGAAGAGACGCAGGTAGTGTCTAATCCGAATATCCGGGTTCTTCTTATGACGGATGGATATAAGAATACCATTCATCCGTCTGTGACAGTCAGCTCAACATCTGGACTTTCTATTACGTATGGGGAGAAAGTAGAAGAATGTGAAGCGGGGATGGAAGTGACATTTATGCCAGATGACAGCCGTTTTCAGAGTGGGAATATCCGAATCCAGGCAAAAGAAGGGGAGATTACGGTAAATAGCCTGAAGCGTGGATACGGGAGTCCTTCTTATCAAGGCATACTGGAGCTCCGGACAACAGCGGAAGGAATTGCGATTATCAATGAACTCCCCGTTGAGAATTATCTGTGCCGAGTCGTGCCCAGCGAAATGCCGTCCGGTTATGAAATAGAAGCGCTGAAAGCGCAGGCAGTCTGTGCCAGAAGTTACGCCTACAGGCAGATGGCAGAATATGGATATCCGGAATATGAAGCTCATGTGGATGACAGTACGAATTATCAGGTCTACGGCAACAGTGCACCGGCAGACAGCGCAGATCTAGCTGTTCAGGAGACGGCAGGACAAGTCGTGCGTCTGGACGGAGAGATTGTGACGACTTATTATTATTCCACTTCTTGCGGAAAGACGACCAGTATGAAAGCCTGGGGGAATGAGGCGAATGACGGAAACCGATATCTTCAGTCTGTAGAAGTAAAAGATGAGAACGGTGATTATGAGAGAAATCTGCCATGGTATCGCTGGGAGGCGAAGATTCAGGCAAAGACTTTATCAAATTTGATTGGACTAAATACCGGCAAAGATATTGGAACGTTGCAGAATATCAATATTTTGGAAAATGGACCGGGTGGTGTAGTATTAACAATAGAGGCTGTCGGTGACAAAGGTAGTGTAAGAGTCTCAACGGAAAATAAAATCCGGCGTGCTCTTGGAGGAAAAGGATACACAATTATAAAGCAGGACGGTACAAAAGTCAAAAGCAGCAAGCTTCTTCCAAGTGCATTTTTCACAATAAATAAGTCCGGAGATACATTTGTCATAAAGGGCGGCGGGTTCGGACATGGGATTGGCATGAGTCAGACCGGTGCGAATGAAATGGCAAAATGCGGAAAAAACTATCAGGAAATATTGACTTTTTTTTATCAAGGCGTCACCATTGGATAA